CCTCGGCGGCGAGTTGTAATGGGAGACTGGCAATGTGCCATAATAGACGTTAGTGTGTTACGCGACACTTCGTATGTTATTTGATGATGGGTTTTATTTTGCTTTCCTTCCATGTCATGCAATCGATTTCCATGCTCTTGTTTTCAGACGGCATCCATTGGTATATCGGGCGATATATTTGACGAGTTTTTATGTTACGGCACTGTTTTGATGTTTCATTCGACTTTTTGGCACAACTCCAAGACTGCGGTAATTCTGTTGAATCATAAACCCAAACTGGTACTATTTTTCTGTTGAGGCAAATCAACAACGCGGCCATACATCTACCTCTAGCATACAAGCCTTTGCATTCAATACATGATACATCTTAAGCTGTCTAATGCGCAATGTGCAACATGCTCCTCGCTTTCGTCGCCAGCCTGGCCATATGATCGTGTTCCCAGCTGTACGTAGCCTCTTCCTCTATCCGCCTGCTCTGCGGGTCAGGACTACTCGCCAAACAGGCGACGAACCCGTCTCAGTACACTATCTTTCTCTGGATCGTATGGATGGTCCTTGCTCGGAATTTCCAGGACGGTAGGGAAAGCGGCGGTATATGTATCAATTCGGTGCCGTATCCGGTCCGCAATCTACCACATTATCAGTTGATGGAATGCCAAATGAACATGATCTTGTTTATATAATGTGCTCTACTAACGTGTTGGTTTATCAAGACGATACCCACGTCCTTTCGATCCTGCGTAAACCGGTCAAAGGCGGATTCGATGGCAGCAGTGTCGGTTTTGCTATCCACGACCAGGAAGTTCTTTTGGGAATCGGCGCCAGCTGTGACGTGCTATACATGATATTCAGCTTATAGGCTCTCGCTGCCCCGTTGCAACAGACTCCAAACTTACGCCGATACCTGCTAGTAGCAAGCCCGTCACCGAGTCCTGGCTACGTCAGCCGTGTTTCAATCCAAGGCGATGTGTCTCCGGCATGGGAGCTTACCTCATCGCCGATGACGGCGAGGAACTCCCGGTTCTTGAAATCTGCTTGGTTGGCCATGTCGACTCTCGGATGACGACTTGactgttgcaatgttgtgCGTTCGTGGTGAAGCTACAGGTTGGAGTTGACGATGAGTGCATCTCCACTATGATGGCAGCGCAAGCCCAAGGCAGGCGGTCAACTGACTGCATGCGCTTCAGCagcgaccagacattcatgTTGCTGCCCCGCACAGGTGAGAGCTCCAGGCACTCGCCTGCTGGAACATAGATCACTTCAGACAAGACAGCTGAAAGGCGAGCGGAGCTGTTCAAGGCACTAGCTTTCCGCCCAGACCCCTGTTGCTGGGCGCTGAGCTCAAGCTGGGAAATTTGACTAAAAAAAGCTCCCAATGTAAACAATCACCCACTTcacaaccatccatccatccctctTTTCACGCCTTCAACAAAGGGACACTGCGGCGCAAAACACCTGTGCCTTCGCTTCTGCGCGGCGAGACACGGTCGCACGTCTCCAGAGCCCAGTCGCCATTTAACCGAATCATAGTCGACGCGCTGATTCTGATTCGTTGGCAGTTTCCTCCTGCTGCCTTCCCTGTTGATAGTGAAGCTTGGCAACATGCCTCGACTTGTGCGACGACGTCCCCTCTGGGATCGCATCACTTCGATGCTGAACCCGATGGATTTTTTACTGTGGCTGTCGGAGGAGATAGAAACGAGGGACTGGGACTCGGGGCTGGTCGGCACGcagcttggtcttgggcTAAACTTTCTGTTCCTCATTGTGCGTGCGAATTCGGGATCGAAGCAGGCAAGTGATGATATTTTCGGCGACGACGGCTCATCTGGTTGGTTGTCGATGCTTGTGAGTCCCTCACgtattaaaaaaaaaaaaaaaccttGAATTTTCTTGAGACGGTCTACTGACGGAGTAGGTTCATAGATTTATCCTCTTTCTTGGGGTTTGATTGCTTTCTCCGTCACCAACGCCGTTTACACCGTTTCGCGAACCAGAAAGTACAGATTATTTCAAGCGAATGTCGAAGTGAAACCGCCTACAGCCTCCGTCCGACGTGTCAAGGTCCAATCTTCTCCGGTTGCTTCATCGCCGCTGCGCTTCGTTGCCAATTTGGTTTCTTCAGATTCGGCTGAGTCCAGAGCCCATCCTGACAAGAGTCGTGATGTATGGGAACTTTCTATCTGGGATCCCCTCCCTGTTTGCATTaggcttgcttgcttgtttAGTCCCGGGCATGTGCTTGTTTATttgatcttcttgcctcTGGCACCGTTAGATCCTCGGCCCAGCGTCACGGTGTTCAACACCTTGATTATGCAAATTGTCTTGTCTCTGCAGATGATTTTACTATCGTCGAGATATTCACAGCAAGCCAAGGATAGCGCCATTGTCCAGAAAGAGGTTTTCAACGAATATGACACTAAATTTGTTCAGCCGCGCATCCATCCTTTGGTCAGAGACGTGGGAACGCAAATGTCTGAGGACCAGCCTGCGATTTCGAGGGAGTTTGTTCAAGTTGGCACGCCGACTACACTCATCAGACGATCGTTCATTTCGCACGGCAATCCACACGTTGATTCTGAGGAACCTACACCCTCCGTATATAGGTCTAACAGTCCCAGTGTGAGCACTGGCAACGTCATGAAGCCGCAAATGTTCACCCCTGCCACTGCCAGCCGACGATCAGAAATGTTCACCCCTGCAGTAAGCAGTCACCGGTCATCAGGTCTCCGACATAGCTTGCCGGCGGGCTATACGCCAGTGAACAATACTCCTGCAGCTTATACGCCTGCTCCGCCTTCGACCGCTACCGTGGG
The genomic region above belongs to Pochonia chlamydosporia 170 chromosome 2, whole genome shotgun sequence and contains:
- a CDS encoding ATPase, V1 complex, subunit F, eukaryotic (similar to Metarhizium robertsii ARSEF 23 XP_007826591.2), which codes for MANQADFKNREFLAVIGDEDSVTGLLLAGIGHVTAGADSQKNFLVVDSKTDTAAIESAFDRFTQDRKDVGIVLINQHIADRIRHRIDTYTAAFPTVLEIPSKDHPYDPEKDSVLRRVRRLFGE